The sequence GACGTACACCCCTTCCCCACCCGGGTTCCGATACCGACGAGGAGCCCACCCAGTGCGAGCCGCCATGGGTGGACGTCCGTCGTCCACGTTCCCTGTTGAAAGACGAGCGCGTAGCCCGCGGCGCCAAGCACAATGCCCAGGGTGAACACCAGACGCCAGTCCCGGGAAGAGATGTATTGGCGGAATCGTGACTGCTCGGATACGTAGGAGAGCGTCGATTCGAGAAACGTACTCGCTCCAGCGGGAATGGCGGTTCCAATATAGAAGACGGCGCACCCCAGCCCGACGATCAGGCCCCCAATGGCGTAGCGAGCGATTCCATTGGGGAAGGGATCGGCGGCCACCTGGAACAACACCGGATCGATCATGTGTCACCTGGCCGATGTGCCCGCAGCACTGGTCGGCCGGTTGAATTCGATGGCTGATCGTTCCCACACCGGTTCGTGGCTCGATTACCGAATTCCGCGTCGTGGTTCCCGAGCGCGTCCATGTTTTCGGGTAGGTGGCCCGGCGTCGCATTAAACGTGCCGCCACCGGCGGTTCCCTCGCCCACGAACGGGGGGCTGCATACGCAAAAATGTGGTCGAATATGGTTAACAGTGGGAGTTAGAGTGACTTAAATACATAACGTTTATTGACGATGGCGTGGAAATTCGAGCCACGATGAATCGTCGTGCATTTCTCGGGAGTCTGGGCAGCGCAGTCCTGGCGTCCGCCGCTGGATGTTCCGCGCTCGGTCGGACGTCGACCACCGACCCGTCTCTCCGGCTCGCGTACGACGCCGCGCCACCCCACTTCCAGGCGGTTGTAATGAAGCGGGAGGGGTG is a genomic window of Halanaeroarchaeum sulfurireducens containing:
- a CDS encoding YeeE/YedE family protein; the protein is MIDPVLFQVAADPFPNGIARYAIGGLIVGLGCAVFYIGTAIPAGASTFLESTLSYVSEQSRFRQYISSRDWRLVFTLGIVLGAAGYALVFQQGTWTTDVHPWRLALGGLLVGIGTRVGKGCTSGHGICGVGSRSGTSIVAVLTFLVVAIVTAQIVAALGVTP